A window of Dehalobacter sp. contains these coding sequences:
- the spoIIIAE gene encoding stage III sporulation protein AE, whose protein sequence is MTKKVLAALGLAIWMTLVFAFPVVTLAAESQETSYTGTEADKPFAEVETSGEMGVSGKVDLSEEIDLSEVREFLNQLDRDVQDALPDFSLTEIFESIKNGEVNFSLQGIGSSIVKALLKQVVTNAPLIAKLLVLAVICAIINQLQSAFTGEVSRIARMLVYLVLLALAMTSFRIALNVGNASIDNMVSFMQIILPAMYTVLLTMGSLTSAALFKPMVIGSLIFLATVIKNIVLPLFFLSIILRLFNNISEQFKLSKLASLLEFGGKLSIGIVMTVFIGIMSVQGVTGGVADGVTLRTVKYAADLIPVAGKFFKDAVEIVASSGLLLKNALGIVAMIAIIIITFLPAIKIIAMMFTFKLAAALVEPLGEKELADSLQDMSKGLLYIFVTVTSVGIMFFMTIVIIVGTGNLAVMLR, encoded by the coding sequence ATGACAAAAAAAGTCTTGGCTGCGCTGGGGCTTGCCATATGGATGACCCTGGTATTTGCTTTTCCAGTGGTGACCCTGGCGGCAGAAAGTCAGGAGACGAGTTACACTGGGACGGAGGCGGATAAACCATTTGCGGAAGTAGAGACTTCCGGGGAGATGGGCGTGTCCGGAAAAGTAGATTTGTCTGAAGAGATAGATTTATCTGAAGTCAGAGAATTTTTGAATCAACTGGACCGCGATGTTCAGGACGCTCTGCCTGATTTTTCTTTAACAGAGATCTTTGAAAGCATTAAAAACGGCGAGGTTAATTTTAGTCTGCAGGGCATCGGCAGCAGTATTGTCAAGGCTCTGCTAAAACAGGTAGTCACCAACGCGCCTTTGATTGCAAAGCTGCTGGTACTCGCTGTGATCTGCGCAATCATCAATCAACTGCAGTCTGCTTTTACAGGTGAAGTAAGCAGGATAGCCCGAATGCTCGTATATCTTGTTCTGTTGGCGCTTGCGATGACATCTTTTCGTATTGCGCTGAATGTTGGCAATGCGTCCATTGACAATATGGTTTCTTTTATGCAGATCATCCTCCCGGCCATGTATACTGTCCTGCTGACCATGGGCAGTCTGACCAGCGCAGCCTTGTTTAAACCGATGGTCATCGGCAGTCTGATCTTTTTGGCTACGGTAATCAAAAACATTGTGTTGCCGCTTTTTTTCCTGAGCATTATCCTGAGGCTGTTCAATAACATTTCCGAACAGTTCAAGCTCAGTAAATTAGCCTCTCTGCTGGAGTTCGGAGGTAAACTCAGTATTGGTATCGTCATGACGGTTTTTATCGGCATTATGTCGGTACAAGGCGTAACAGGGGGCGTAGCCGACGGGGTCACGCTGAGGACGGTAAAATATGCAGCAGATTTGATCCCGGTTGCCGGCAAATTTTTCAAAGACGCTGTTGAGATCGTGGCAAGCTCAGGTCTCTTGCTTAAGAACGCGCTGGGGATCGTAGCAATGATTGCGATAATCATCATTACTTTTCTGCCGGCGATTAAGATTATCGCGATGATGTTTACTTTTAAACTGGCTGCGGCGCTGGTCGAACCTCTGGGAGAAAAAGAACTTGCGGATAGTCTTCAGGACATGTCCAAAGGCTTATTATATATTTTTGTAACCGTTACATCCGTCGGTATCATGTTTTTTATGACGATTGTGATCATTGTCGGGACTGGAAATTTGGCGGTAATGCTTCGCTGA